The Stigmatella aurantiaca DW4/3-1 genome contains the following window.
TGAAGGACCCGGCGACGCCGCTGCGCTTCGCGTTGGTGCGCGTCTCCTTGGGAGCCCTCCTGGCCTGGGGGGTGGGTTTGCACCTGGCGCCCTGGATTGGCCTGCCGAGACACCTGAGCGCCGTCTTCATCACCGTGGCCAGTGGTCTGGCGGCCTGGCTGGAGTCCTTTCTGCTGCGCCGCAAGCTCGTCCGGAAGCTGGGGGGCGCGGTGGGACCCCCTCCCGGGGTACTCCCCAAGCTGTGGATGTGTGCCCTCATCGCGGGCGGGGTAGGGTTGGCCACCAAATGGGTTCTTTTCCGGAAGTTTGGGCCCATGCCAGGGGTATCGGAAGAGTGGGGGGGCGGGGTGCTCAGCCCCCCGGCGCTGCACCCGGTGGTAACGTTTCTGGCCGTGGTGGGCCCCTTCGGCGCAGCCTACTTTGCCCTCACCGGCGCTCTGGGATTTCCTCAGGCCCAGGCGGTGTTCCGCCGGGCGCGGCGGCTCCTGGGACGGTAGGCGGGGAGGACGGATGGCGGGAGAGGCGCCAGGCATTTCCGGGCGCCCAAGGGGGGGCCCTGTGGGATGGAAGTGACGACGCGCCGCGTTCAAAAAGAACGCAGTGTGCGCGAAAGGAAGCAAGCGGCTTCCGTCCCAGCCGGGCATCTGTGTAGAGTGCGCCGCCTTTTTCAGGACCCGGTGTTTGCCTGAACCCTGGGCAGGATTTCCTTCAGGAAGGTCTCGGCAGTGAGCGACGAGAAAAGCGGTTCTGGTGGAGCCGGTGGGTTTGGCCCTAAGAAGCCAAAGGCCACCTTCGGCGACGTGATGCTCGGTATTCCCTCCGGCCGCAGCGGCGAGCGTGAGGGCAAGGGGAGCGACCGTCCCAGCGACAAGGGCCGAGGCCCTGGCCGAGGGGGCGGTGAACGCGAGGCGCGTCCGAAGCCCGAGGGTGAGGCCGGTGGTCCGTCCGCCTCCACCCCGCGGGAGGAGCGCCGTCCCCGGGGAGACCGGGATCGCGGCGGCGACCGCCGTGGCGGCAGCGGGGGCGAGCGCAAGCAGGGCCCCATGGTCGTGGTGAAGCGTGCCTCGGGAGTCATCGAGACGCGGAGCCCGTCTGGTGAGCCATCCGCTCCCCCCGAGGAGGGAGAGGCTTCCGCGGCGCAGGCGGCTCCGGCCACCGAGGCTCCCGCCGCGCCGGCGCCCACGCCCCGTCCTGTCCCCGCGCCAAGCAGCCCGCTCTATGAGGACGTGCCCGAGAACGAGTCCTTCGCGGAGATGTTCGAGGCGCAGGTGAAGGAGGGCGGAGTGCCCGCCCGCCGCAGCGTGCGCATCGGTGAGAAGGTCACCGGGAAGATCTTCCAGCTGGGCGCGGACACGGCGTTCGTTTCGCTCGATGGCGTCAAGAGCGAGGCGATGATCGAGCTGCGCGAGCTGAAGGACGATGAGGGGATCCTGCGCTACGGCGTGGGGGATCCGATCGAAGCGCACGTCATCGAGTCGGGCGCGCGCGGCGTCCTGCTGAGCCGTGCGTTGGCCAAGGGCAGCGCGTCCATGGCCATGCTCGCCGAGGCGAGGGCCTCGGGCATGCCCGTGGAGGGCATGGTGCTGGGCGTGAACAAGGGCGGTGTGGAGGTCGCCATCGGCGATGTGCGCGCCTTCTGCCCGATCAGCCAGCTCGACGTGCGCTTCGTGGAGAAGCCGGATCAGTTCATCGGCGAGAAGCTGACGTTCCGGGTCACCGAGGTGAGGGATCGCAACGTGGTGCTCTCGCGCCGCTCGCTGCTCGAGGAGGAGCAGCGCAAGCAGGCCGAGCAGACGCGGAAGACCCTGGCCGAGGGCAAGGTGATCAAGGGCAAGATCACCGGCGTGCGCGACTTCGGCGCCTTCGTGGACGTGGGCGGAGTGGAGGGGATGATCCCCGTCTCCGAGATGTCCTACCAGCGCGTCGGCCACCCCAGCGAGGTGGTGAAGGTCGGCGACGAGGTGGAGGTGGAGATCCTCCGCATGGAGGCGGGCCAGCCGAACTCGCCCGACAAGGCGAAGCAGAAGGAGCGCATCACGCTCTCGCTGCGGGCCCGCCAGGAAGACCCCTTCAAGGTGGCGCTGGCCGAGCTGAAGGAAGGCGACCGGCTCCAGGGCAAGGTTGTCCGGCTCCAGCAGTTCGGGGCCTTCGTGGAGCTGCGCCCGGGCGTGGATGGCCTGGTGCACATCTCGGCGCTTTCGGATCGCCGCATCGCGCACCCGCGGGATGTGGTGCAGGTGGGCGAGACGATCTGGGTGGCGATCGAGAAGATCGATCCCAACGAGAAGCGCATCGGCCTGCGGAAGATCTCCGAGGAGGATGCGCAGCGTCCTGCCGAGGAGCGCCCGGCCCCGGCCGCGGCGAAGGCCGCCGAGCCCCAGGCGCCGCGCCCGAAGGTGGGCCAGGTGGTCACTGGCAAGGTGGATCGCATCGAGCCGTATGGCGTCTTCCTGGCGTTCCCGGGCGGCAAGGGGTTGATCCCCGCCGCCGAGACGGGCACGGACCGGGGCACGGATCTGCGCAAGCACTTCTCGCTGGGCCAGGAGGTGAAGGTGGCCATCCTGGACATCGATGCTTCCGGGAAGATCCGCCTGTCGATCACCGCCGCCGAGCGAGCAGAGGAGCGCGCGGAGCTGGACGCCTGGCAGAAGTCCCAGAAGCCCGCGAGCGGTGGGGGCAAGGGCTTTGGAACGCTCGCCGACCTGCTGAAGAACCGGAAGGTTTGAGCCAGGGGCCGCAGGGAAAAAGGTGTTGACGGTCCGGTGGGGGGGCGGTACTTAGCCTCCCACTTCGCCGCGGGGTGGAGCAGCCTGGTAGCTCGTCGGGCTCATAACCCGAAGGTCGCAGGTTCAAATCCTGCCCCCGCAACTCGTAAGTCCGGGGGCTCTTCCGGGATGACTGGAAGAGCCCCAGGTGTTTCCAGCAGCGAATCATCTCCATATCGCGGGGTGGAGCAGCCTGGTAGCTCGTCGGGCTCATAACCCGAAGGTCGCAGGTTCAAATCCTGCCCCCGCAACTCGAAGGCCCCAGTCGCTTCCAAGCGGCTGGGGCTTTTTGCGTTTGGGGCTTCGAAAGGAAAGCACGGATGAGCCAGCGGACTGCGGTGGTGATCGGTGTGGGCGCAGAGCAAGGACTCGGGGCGGCGCTGTGCCGCCGTTTCGCTGCGGAGGGCTATCACGTGCTCGTCGCGGGCCGGACCGCCGCGAAGCTTGAGCAGACAGCCCAGACGATTGGAGCTGCGGGTGGAAGCGCGGAAGCCTGGGTCACGGACACGACGCGTGAGGAGGACGTCATCCGCTTGTTCGACCGGGCCATGGCTCCGGGTGAAGGCCGTGAGCCGGCGGATCTCGTGGTGTTCAACGCAGGCAACAATCAACGGATCGACTTCCGCGAGCTCACCGCCGGGCAGTTCGAGGAGTTCTGGCGAGTGGGTTGCTTTGGAGGCTTTCTCGTGGGCCGCGAGGCTGCCCGGCGCCTCGTGCCGCTCGGGCGGGGAACCGTGATTTTCACCGGCGCGTCGGGAAGTCTCCGTGGCAAGCCTGGCTATGCCCAATTCGCGGCGGCGAAAGCAGGGCTGCGGATGATCAGCCAGAGCATGGCCCGTGAATATGGCCCGCTGGGCATCCACGTCGCCCACGTTGTGATTGATGGCGGGATCGACGGCGAGCGCCTGCGCAAGCTGGTGCCGCAAGCCATTGAGGCGCGCGGAGAGGATGGCCTGCTCGGTATCGATGCCATTGCCGACACCTACTGGCAGATTCACCGGCAGCCGCGCTCGGCCTGGACTCAGGAGACGGATCTGCGGCCGTTCAAGGAAAGCTTCTGAGCCTCGGGTGTCTCGCGGTCCCGGTGCGAGTCCAGATAGGCGCCGAAGCCTGCCTTGGACTGGATGCGAAAGGGCGGAAGGCGCGCGAGGGCCTCTTCCCCAAAGGCGTACTGTTCACAGACGAGGCTTGCCCGTAGCGCGCCCTCAGGCCCTCCCGTGAACGGCTGAACCTCATGCTGAAGGTCTCCCCGGAACTGCACGAGCAGGCCAGGCCGGGGATGGACCTGTCCCACCGGGCGGTCGTCTCGCAGCATGCGCAGCGCGCCCCCGTGGACCCCCGAGGGGACCTGGAGGTAGAGCACGCTCACGTGCTCTGGGACGGCATCCGGGACGCCGCTGGGATCCTGAAGTGTGGCGTCGATGTGCCTGCCCACGCCCTTGCCTGCTTCGAGCAGCAGCAGGTTGACGTAGAAGGCGTTGGGCCGGAGCCGCTCCGGGCGGGGGCCGAAGAGCCGCTCACGCCAGGGCAGCAGCCCGCGCACCGTCGCGGGAGAAGTCACCAACGCCAGATAGTCCGAGAGGAACGGGAAGCGCTCTTCCAAAGTGGTCCGGCCCGCCTCGGTGAAAATGAAGGCAAAGCCTCGGCTGGCCTGGAACGTGCCCATCAGGGGGCTTCGGGCCACGAAACGCGAGGTGAGCAAAGCCTCCCGGAGGGATTCCAGCGAAGGGCCGTTCAGGGCGTCGCGGTGGGTGACGTACTCGCTCACGGACAGGAGCGTACCGGCTCCTGGAAAAAAGGGGGATGCCCGTGAGGGGTGGGGCGCTTGCCTGCTGGCCCTCCCGCTCAGGTCATCGGTCGGCCGCTGCTGGCCTGGGCCATGCGCACCGCCCGCTCCATCAACTCTCCCTGCGCCCAGCGCTTCTCCCCCTGGGGCGTGCGCCGTTGCCACGTGCCACCCATTTGAAGTTCCCAGGCATGGGTGTTGTCCGCGAGGGACCGGTCGAGCAGATCCCGGACCTGTGCCAGCAACTGTCCATCCTCCACGGGAACCAGTGCCTCGACCCGATGGTCCAGGTTGCGGGGCATCAAGTCCGCCGAGCCGATGAAGCAGCGCACCCCACCGGCCCGCTCGAACAGGTAGATGCGCGAGTGTTCGAGGAAGCGGCCCAGCGTCGACACCACCCGGATGTTCTCGGACAGGCCGGGGACCCCGGGCCGCAGGCAGCAGATGCCCCGGATATTGAGTTCCACCTTCACCCCGGCACGGGCCGCGCCGTACAGGGCCTGGATCATCGCCGGATCCACCAAGGCGTTCATCTTCAACTGGATGCGCGCCGGGTGCTCCGGGGAGTGGGCCTCTGCCGTCCGGCGGATCTCCTCCAGCAGGCCCTGCCGCATGTTGAGGGGCGCCACCAGCAGCTTGCGGAAGGACTGGGGGCGGGCAAAGCCGGTCAGGAAGTTGAAGAGGTCCGCCACGTCCGCGCCAATCTCGGGATCCGTGGTGAACAGCCCCAGGTCCGTGTAGAGCCGCGCCGTCTTCGGGTTGTAGTTGCCGGTCCCGATGTGGACGTAGTGGCGCACCTTCTCGCCCTCGCGGCGGACGATGAGGATGGCCTTGGCGTGCGTCTTGAGGCCGGGGATGCCATAGACGACGTGCACCCCAGCTTCCTCCAGGGCCATCGCCCACCGGATGTTGGTGCGCTCATCGAAGCGGGCCTTGAGCTCCACCATGCACACGGCCTGCTTGCCGCTCTCCGTGGCGCGGATGAGGGCGGGCACCAGGGGCGAGCTGTCCGAGGTCCGGTACACCGTCTGCTTGATCGCGAGGACATCGGGATCCTCCACCGCCTGGGTGACGAAGCACTCCACCGAGGAGGAAAAGGACTCATAGGGGTGGTGGACGAGCAGATCACCCCGGCGCATCGCCGCCACCACCGAGAGGGGCTCTCCGTCCGAGTCCGAACGCAGCCGGGGCTGGGTCACGGGGGTCCACGGTGGATCCTTCAGCTCGGTGAAGCCCGGGGTGCCCAGCAGCGCGTGGAGATCCGTCAGGGCGAGCAACCCTTGCTCCGCGTAGACCTGACGAGGCTCCAGCCCGAGCGCCTCCACCAGCGGCTCGAGCAGCTTGGGGTTCATGCCCGCCTGGATCTCCAGGCGGACGACATTGCCGAAGCGGCGCTCGCGCAACTCCGCCTGCACGGCCACCAGGAGATCCTCGGCATCGTCCGACACCGTGAAGTCCGCATCCCGGGTGACGCGGAACAGCCCGTGGTCCAGCACCTCCATGCCCGGAAACAGCGCGCTCAGGTGGTGGGCGATGATGTCCTCGAGCGGGACGAAGTCCGTGCGGCCCTTGAGCGGCACGAAGCGGGGCAGGGCCTCGGTGGGGACCTTCACCCGCGCCACGTTCTCTGTCTCCGCCACGGGATCTCGGAGCAGCACCGCCAGGCTCAGCGAGAGGTTGGAGATATAGGGGAAGTGCCGTCCGAGCCCGATGGCCAAGGGGGTGAGCACCGGGAAGATCTGCTCGCGGAAGCGCTGGTCCACTTGCGCCCGGGCCTCCGGATCGAGCGCCCCCATGGAGAGAATGCGCAGGCCTTTTTCCGCCAGGGCGGGGCGCAGGCTCCGCTCGAAGCAGGCGCTGTGCCGCTGGCCTTGCTCGAGGATCTTCGCGTTCAGCTGGTCGATCGTCTCGCCTGGGTCCGCCCCATCCGGGACCAGCCGGGCCACACCGGAGCGGGCCTGCTCGTGCAGCCGGGCCACCCGGATCATGAAGAACTCATCCAGGTTGCGGGCGTAGATGGCGCAGAACTTCAGGCGCTCCATCAGGAATTCCGAGGGATCCTCGGCAAGCTGGAGTACCCGGTCGTTGAAGGCGAGCCAGGACAGCTCCCGGTTGAAGAAGAGGTTCCGGTCCGGCAGCTCCACGCCTTCCGGAATGACATCCCGCTCACTGGGCTTGGGGGGGTTGCCCTTGCCGCGCTTCGCCATGCCTGGGCCCTCTGGGGTGGACCGGGGATGCGAACAAGCCTCCTCCCGGCATACCAGATGGGGTTTTGGCTTTTTTACACTTTGAGACAAAGTGCGTCCGCCACTGCTGGAGGGTTTCACCGTGTCCAGACGTATTCATCTCACGCGAGGGGTATGTCTCGTCGCGGTGTTTCTTGGCTTCGGAGCGTTCGCTCAAGGCTCCTCGGTCATCACCGGGACCATCCTCGACACCGAGACGCGCAAGCCCCTGGCGGACGCGGTGGTGACGGTCACCGCGCCCCAGCTCCAGGGCGAGCAGGTGGTCCTCACCGATGCGAGCGGCCTCTACCGCCTCCCCCAGCTTCCCTCGGGTGTCTACACGCTGCGCGTGGAGCGCGATGGCTTCAAGCCGTATGCGCGCGGTGACATCACCCTGCGCCTGGACCGCACCATCCGCGTCAACGTCGAGTTGCTGCCGGATGCCCTGGGCGAGGAGATGTCGGTGACGGCCGCGCCGCCCACCGTGGACCTGGGCTCGAGCGCTCAGGGCGTGAGCGTGGACGCGGAGGTGCTGCGCAACCTGGCGGTCATCCGCCCGGGGACGAAAGGGTCGGCCTCGCGCTCCTTCGAGTCCCTGGCCGAGCTGGCCCCGGGCGCTCAGGAGGACACCTACGGGGTGAGCATCAACGGCAGCAGCTCCCCGGAGAGCCAGTACGTCGTCGACGGCCTGTCCGTGAATGATCCCGGCGTGGGCACGGTGGGCACCCCCCTGTCCGTGGAGTTCGTCAAGGAGGTCAACGTCATCACCAGCGGCTACATGCCCGAGTACGGCCGCTCCACGGGCGGCGTCCTCAACGTCGTCACCAAGTCCGGCTCCAACGAGTTCCACGGCTCTGTTTTCGCCAACATCGCCCCGGGCTTCCTTCAGACCTCGGCGCTCGCCATCCAGCAGCAGGGGAGCGTCATCTCCGCGCAGGGCAAGCCGTGGAACCTGGGCGATTTCGGTTTCGACCTGGGCGGGCCGATTCTCAAGGACAAGCTCTGGTTCTACGGAGGCGTGGCGCCCTCGTTCAACCGCATCCGCGTGGAGCGGCAGGTCAACGCGCTGGACATCTGCACCGAGCTGGATCCCGAGAACGGCTGCGAGCGGGTCGGCAACGCGCGCATCGATCCGGAGACCCGCTACACGCGGACGATTCCCCTCGAGGGCAGCCAGGTCAACCGCTTCGCGGACGAGCGGAGCGTTCAGTACCTGGCCAAGCTGACGTACCTCTTCAACCCGGATCACAACCTCTCGCTGTCCGCCTTCGGCACGCCCCGATCCTCGGGAGGGCAGGGCAAGTACTCCTTCAGTGACGATGGGGCTCCCGAGGTGTGCTCGGGGTTGTCGTGTACCGCCTACGTCCAGGGGACCTACGACTCCATCGCCACCCGGCGGGAGAACGATGCGCTGGACCTGGTGGCCAAGCAGTCCTCGTCGTTCTTCAACAAGACCTTGCTCATCGACGCCACGGTGGGCTGGCACCACCAGGAGGATTCGATCCTTCCGTCGGATGGCTCGGGGCTGAATACGGGCGTGGGCCTGTCCGCCGAGCCCCGCATCAGCTGGCGCCGCACGCGCAACCCGGGCTACCACACCATCCTCGAGTTCGAGGACCTGCCGGACACGAGTGCCTGCGGGACCACCGTGGCCGAGCAGCGGCAGCGCTGCCCGGTGAGCGCGTACTCCACGGGAGGACCGGGCACCATCAGCATCCAGCGGCTGGATCGCGTCCAGGGCAAGGTGCTGGGCACGTACCTGGTCCAGGCGTTGGGCCACCACATCATCAAGGCGGGCTTCGACGCGGAGCGGACGAGCTTCTACAACAACCGGGCGCGCACCGGCTTCGCCCACTGGCAGGAGTGCACGGACGGCTCGTGCTTCTTCAGCCTGAACCAGTATGGCTACCTGGCGGCGCCCGACACGCCCGTCTTCCTCGAAACCAAGGAAGGCACCTCAAGCTCAGTGACGGTGGGCGGCTTCATCCAGGACAGCTGGTCCGTGCTCGACAAGGTCACCGTCAACGCCGGTGTGCGCTACGACATGCAGACGCTCTGGGGGCTCGACGACAAGGTGGGGCTGAACCTGCCCAACCAGTGGTCGCCGCGCGTTGGCGTCATCTACGACTTCACCCAGCAAGGGCGCTCGAAGCTGTTCGTGAACTACGCCCGCTTCTTCGAGAGCGTGCCGCTGGACATGGCGGACCTCTCCTTCCCGCAGCAGCAGCTCCTGTCGGCCACGTACAAGGCGCCGCCGTGCGATCTCACCGAGCCGGGGAACCTGGAGAACACCTGCTCCGTCGCCCCCAACCGGGACGTCATCGGCAACCTGGAGAGCCCCAACCAGGGATGGGATGCCCAGGGCGGAGACCGGGTCTCCGTGGATCCCAACATCGAGCCCCAGTCCATGGACGAGCTCTCCGTGGGCGCCGAGTACGAACTGCTGCTGGGCCGCTTCGGGGCCGCCTATACGCTGCGCAGCCTCAACAACGTCATCGAGGACATGAGCCGGGACGATGGCAACACGTTCTTTCTGGGCAACCCCGGCAAGGGATACTCGTCGGATTTCCCGGTGGCGCGCCGCCGGTACGACGGGGTGAACCTCTACTACCAGAAGAACTTCTCGAACCTGTGGCTCGCCCAGGCGAGCTACACGTGGTCCCGGCTGCGCGGCAACTACTCGGGGCTCTTCCGGGCGGACACCGGCCAGCTCTCGCCGAACCTGACGCGGGACTTCGATCTGCTCTCGCTGACGTTCAACCGCGAAGGCCCCTTGCCAGGCGATCGGACCCACAGCTTCAAGCTGTTTGGTGCGCGCGAGTTCGTGTTCAACCAGGTCGCGAGCCTCAATGTGGGGGGCAGCTACCGCGCCCGCTCGGGCACGCCACTCAACTACCTGGGGGCCCACCCGCAGCGCAGTGGCTCGGAGACGTTCATCCTGCCGCGAGGCAGCGGCGGGCGCCTGCCCTGGGTGCACGGCGTCGACACGCACGTGGGTTTCAACCTGAAGGTGGTGAAGGACTCCACCCTGA
Protein-coding sequences here:
- a CDS encoding TonB-dependent receptor yields the protein MSRRIHLTRGVCLVAVFLGFGAFAQGSSVITGTILDTETRKPLADAVVTVTAPQLQGEQVVLTDASGLYRLPQLPSGVYTLRVERDGFKPYARGDITLRLDRTIRVNVELLPDALGEEMSVTAAPPTVDLGSSAQGVSVDAEVLRNLAVIRPGTKGSASRSFESLAELAPGAQEDTYGVSINGSSSPESQYVVDGLSVNDPGVGTVGTPLSVEFVKEVNVITSGYMPEYGRSTGGVLNVVTKSGSNEFHGSVFANIAPGFLQTSALAIQQQGSVISAQGKPWNLGDFGFDLGGPILKDKLWFYGGVAPSFNRIRVERQVNALDICTELDPENGCERVGNARIDPETRYTRTIPLEGSQVNRFADERSVQYLAKLTYLFNPDHNLSLSAFGTPRSSGGQGKYSFSDDGAPEVCSGLSCTAYVQGTYDSIATRRENDALDLVAKQSSSFFNKTLLIDATVGWHHQEDSILPSDGSGLNTGVGLSAEPRISWRRTRNPGYHTILEFEDLPDTSACGTTVAEQRQRCPVSAYSTGGPGTISIQRLDRVQGKVLGTYLVQALGHHIIKAGFDAERTSFYNNRARTGFAHWQECTDGSCFFSLNQYGYLAAPDTPVFLETKEGTSSSVTVGGFIQDSWSVLDKVTVNAGVRYDMQTLWGLDDKVGLNLPNQWSPRVGVIYDFTQQGRSKLFVNYARFFESVPLDMADLSFPQQQLLSATYKAPPCDLTEPGNLENTCSVAPNRDVIGNLESPNQGWDAQGGDRVSVDPNIEPQSMDELSVGAEYELLLGRFGAAYTLRSLNNVIEDMSRDDGNTFFLGNPGKGYSSDFPVARRRYDGVNLYYQKNFSNLWLAQASYTWSRLRGNYSGLFRADTGQLSPNLTRDFDLLSLTFNREGPLPGDRTHSFKLFGAREFVFNQVASLNVGGSYRARSGTPLNYLGAHPQRSGSETFILPRGSGGRLPWVHGVDTHVGFNLKVVKDSTLSLSLDVFNLFNFQQYTAVDQTLTTTRVYAIEQGGSPAGVDACVTGQGECTVISTATNKPITTADINPNFKRPIAYQAPRSVRLGAKISF
- a CDS encoding S1 RNA-binding domain-containing protein, producing the protein MLGIPSGRSGEREGKGSDRPSDKGRGPGRGGGEREARPKPEGEAGGPSASTPREERRPRGDRDRGGDRRGGSGGERKQGPMVVVKRASGVIETRSPSGEPSAPPEEGEASAAQAAPATEAPAAPAPTPRPVPAPSSPLYEDVPENESFAEMFEAQVKEGGVPARRSVRIGEKVTGKIFQLGADTAFVSLDGVKSEAMIELRELKDDEGILRYGVGDPIEAHVIESGARGVLLSRALAKGSASMAMLAEARASGMPVEGMVLGVNKGGVEVAIGDVRAFCPISQLDVRFVEKPDQFIGEKLTFRVTEVRDRNVVLSRRSLLEEEQRKQAEQTRKTLAEGKVIKGKITGVRDFGAFVDVGGVEGMIPVSEMSYQRVGHPSEVVKVGDEVEVEILRMEAGQPNSPDKAKQKERITLSLRARQEDPFKVALAELKEGDRLQGKVVRLQQFGAFVELRPGVDGLVHISALSDRRIAHPRDVVQVGETIWVAIEKIDPNEKRIGLRKISEEDAQRPAEERPAPAAAKAAEPQAPRPKVGQVVTGKVDRIEPYGVFLAFPGGKGLIPAAETGTDRGTDLRKHFSLGQEVKVAILDIDASGKIRLSITAAERAEERAELDAWQKSQKPASGGGKGFGTLADLLKNRKV
- the ppk1 gene encoding polyphosphate kinase 1 gives rise to the protein MAKRGKGNPPKPSERDVIPEGVELPDRNLFFNRELSWLAFNDRVLQLAEDPSEFLMERLKFCAIYARNLDEFFMIRVARLHEQARSGVARLVPDGADPGETIDQLNAKILEQGQRHSACFERSLRPALAEKGLRILSMGALDPEARAQVDQRFREQIFPVLTPLAIGLGRHFPYISNLSLSLAVLLRDPVAETENVARVKVPTEALPRFVPLKGRTDFVPLEDIIAHHLSALFPGMEVLDHGLFRVTRDADFTVSDDAEDLLVAVQAELRERRFGNVVRLEIQAGMNPKLLEPLVEALGLEPRQVYAEQGLLALTDLHALLGTPGFTELKDPPWTPVTQPRLRSDSDGEPLSVVAAMRRGDLLVHHPYESFSSSVECFVTQAVEDPDVLAIKQTVYRTSDSSPLVPALIRATESGKQAVCMVELKARFDERTNIRWAMALEEAGVHVVYGIPGLKTHAKAILIVRREGEKVRHYVHIGTGNYNPKTARLYTDLGLFTTDPEIGADVADLFNFLTGFARPQSFRKLLVAPLNMRQGLLEEIRRTAEAHSPEHPARIQLKMNALVDPAMIQALYGAARAGVKVELNIRGICCLRPGVPGLSENIRVVSTLGRFLEHSRIYLFERAGGVRCFIGSADLMPRNLDHRVEALVPVEDGQLLAQVRDLLDRSLADNTHAWELQMGGTWQRRTPQGEKRWAQGELMERAVRMAQASSGRPMT
- a CDS encoding 2OG-Fe(II) oxygenase — protein: MSEYVTHRDALNGPSLESLREALLTSRFVARSPLMGTFQASRGFAFIFTEAGRTTLEERFPFLSDYLALVTSPATVRGLLPWRERLFGPRPERLRPNAFYVNLLLLEAGKGVGRHIDATLQDPSGVPDAVPEHVSVLYLQVPSGVHGGALRMLRDDRPVGQVHPRPGLLVQFRGDLQHEVQPFTGGPEGALRASLVCEQYAFGEEALARLPPFRIQSKAGFGAYLDSHRDRETPEAQKLSLNGRRSVS
- a CDS encoding SDR family NAD(P)-dependent oxidoreductase — protein: MSQRTAVVIGVGAEQGLGAALCRRFAAEGYHVLVAGRTAAKLEQTAQTIGAAGGSAEAWVTDTTREEDVIRLFDRAMAPGEGREPADLVVFNAGNNQRIDFRELTAGQFEEFWRVGCFGGFLVGREAARRLVPLGRGTVIFTGASGSLRGKPGYAQFAAAKAGLRMISQSMAREYGPLGIHVAHVVIDGGIDGERLRKLVPQAIEARGEDGLLGIDAIADTYWQIHRQPRSAWTQETDLRPFKESF